From Cellvibrio zantedeschiae, the proteins below share one genomic window:
- a CDS encoding glutamate-5-semialdehyde dehydrogenase: protein MAEVVNVKEYMAELGRNARKASRAIAAASTGVKNKALLAIADALDNNRITLVAENQKDLAAAKANGLEPAMVDRLAVKPATIDAMIEGLRQVAALPDPCGAITDMSYRPTGIQVGKMRVPLGVVGIIYESRPNVTIDAASLCLKSGNAAILRGGSESINSNRAIAACLAEGLKVAGLPNTVVQIIETTDRAAVGELIAMPEFVDVIVPRGGKGLIERISKDAKVPVIKHLDGICHVFIDSKADLDKAFDIALNAKTHRYGVCNAMETLLVDEQVAAQILPRLAAAYAEKGVELRGDEKTRALIQANEATEEDWATEYLAPVLSIKVVSGLDEAIDHITRYSSQHTDAIVTEDFTRARRFITEVDSSSVMVNASTRFADGFEYGLGAEIGISTDKIHARGPVGLEGLTSQKWVVFGDGHVRV, encoded by the coding sequence ATGGCAGAAGTAGTAAACGTAAAAGAGTACATGGCTGAGCTGGGGCGCAATGCGCGCAAAGCTTCCCGTGCAATTGCAGCGGCATCTACCGGGGTGAAGAACAAGGCTTTGTTGGCCATTGCAGATGCCTTGGACAACAACCGCATCACTCTGGTTGCAGAGAACCAAAAAGACCTGGCGGCAGCCAAAGCCAATGGTTTGGAGCCGGCTATGGTAGATCGTTTGGCGGTCAAACCAGCGACTATAGATGCAATGATTGAAGGCCTGCGCCAGGTTGCTGCCTTGCCTGATCCCTGCGGTGCGATTACCGATATGAGCTATCGCCCAACCGGAATCCAGGTTGGAAAGATGCGCGTACCGCTCGGTGTTGTGGGCATTATTTACGAATCTCGTCCTAACGTGACCATTGATGCAGCCAGCCTTTGCCTGAAATCTGGCAACGCTGCGATTTTGCGTGGCGGTAGTGAATCTATTAACTCCAATCGCGCTATTGCAGCCTGTTTGGCGGAAGGTTTAAAAGTTGCGGGCTTGCCCAATACTGTGGTTCAAATTATTGAAACTACCGACCGCGCGGCGGTAGGCGAGTTGATCGCTATGCCTGAATTTGTGGATGTGATAGTCCCACGCGGCGGCAAAGGTTTGATCGAACGTATTAGCAAAGATGCCAAGGTGCCAGTGATCAAGCATTTGGATGGTATTTGCCATGTGTTTATCGATAGCAAAGCAGATTTGGACAAAGCCTTTGATATAGCACTAAACGCCAAAACCCATCGCTATGGCGTATGCAATGCGATGGAAACTTTGCTGGTAGACGAACAAGTCGCCGCGCAAATTCTGCCTCGCTTAGCTGCCGCCTACGCTGAAAAAGGTGTTGAGCTGCGTGGCGATGAAAAAACTCGTGCGCTTATCCAAGCCAATGAAGCGACAGAGGAAGACTGGGCGACGGAATATCTTGCGCCTGTGCTGTCGATTAAAGTTGTTTCAGGTTTGGATGAAGCTATTGATCACATCACCCGTTACAGCTCGCAACATACCGACGCAATCGTAACTGAAGATTTTACTCGTGCCCGTCGCTTCATCACCGAGGTGGATTCCAGCTCGGTGATGGTCAATGCCTCTACGCGTTTTGCGGATGGTTTTGAGTATGGCCTGGGTGCAGAAATTGGAATTTCTACCGACAAAATCCATGCGCGCGGCCCAGTTGGTTTGGAAGGCCTGACCTCGCAAAAATGGGTTGTGTTTGGTGATGGGCACGTGCGTGTGTAA
- the nadD gene encoding nicotinate-nucleotide adenylyltransferase, with the protein MRKKIGIFGGTFDPIHIGHLRLALELKQQLNLDEMRLLPCHQPPHRDVPQANSAQRAEMLRIAVKTCPELQLDERELQRDKPSYTYDTLQDFRAELGVDVSLVLCMGEDAFTGLSTWHRWQEIIQLAHIVVIARPGWNIPETGEVRELLNRHQGLPTDLVNSPAGAIVLQSPRLLPISATEIREQINREQSAQFLVPDAVWDYIKASKLYR; encoded by the coding sequence ATGCGTAAAAAAATCGGTATTTTCGGTGGCACTTTCGACCCGATCCATATCGGCCATTTGCGCTTGGCGTTGGAGTTAAAGCAACAGCTTAATCTGGATGAAATGCGTTTGCTGCCGTGCCACCAGCCGCCGCATCGCGATGTTCCGCAAGCTAATAGCGCGCAGCGTGCCGAGATGTTGCGGATTGCTGTAAAAACTTGTCCTGAATTGCAATTGGATGAGCGCGAATTACAACGCGATAAACCGTCCTACACTTACGACACCTTGCAGGATTTCCGTGCGGAATTGGGTGTAGATGTAAGCCTTGTGTTGTGCATGGGTGAAGATGCTTTTACCGGTTTGTCGACATGGCATCGCTGGCAAGAAATTATCCAGCTTGCGCATATTGTGGTAATTGCACGCCCGGGTTGGAATATTCCAGAAACGGGCGAAGTGCGGGAGTTATTAAATCGTCATCAGGGATTGCCCACTGATTTAGTGAACTCACCTGCAGGCGCCATTGTGTTGCAATCGCCGCGTTTGCTGCCGATTTCGGCTACCGAAATTCGCGAGCAAATTAATCGGGAACAGTCTGCGCAGTTTTTAGTGCCGGATGCGGTGTGGGATTATATTAAAGCGAGTAAGTTGTATCGCTAA
- the rsfS gene encoding ribosome silencing factor: MSDLNNAIIEALENLKGKNIVTLDVRELTDVMDTLIIVSGTSNRHTRSLAENLVEETKKKGFRANGIEGLEGGDWVLVDYIDTVVHVMQEETRAYYELEKLWSMTPASRAE, from the coding sequence ATGTCTGATTTAAACAACGCCATTATTGAAGCCCTGGAAAATCTTAAGGGTAAAAATATCGTTACGCTCGACGTACGTGAGCTTACCGATGTAATGGACACCTTGATTATCGTGAGTGGTACATCTAATCGCCACACGCGCTCGCTGGCTGAAAACTTAGTGGAGGAAACCAAAAAGAAAGGTTTCCGTGCAAATGGTATTGAAGGTTTGGAGGGCGGCGATTGGGTGCTGGTGGATTACATTGATACAGTTGTGCATGTAATGCAGGAAGAAACACGCGCTTACTATGAGTTGGAAAAACTCTGGTCGATGACGCCTGCAAGCCGCGCTGAATAA
- the rlmH gene encoding 23S rRNA (pseudouridine(1915)-N(3))-methyltransferase RlmH, with product MKIRIIAVGTKMPDWVEAGYAEYAKRMPRDVMVEMVELPLALRSKNSDIAGAMKKEGEAILAAVGKGEQIIALEVKGKPWTTEQLAENLATWKMSGFNYCLLIGGPDGLAPEVSALASVKWSLSPLTLPHPLVRILVIEQLYRACTILQNHPYHK from the coding sequence GTGAAGATTCGAATAATCGCGGTGGGCACCAAAATGCCCGATTGGGTTGAGGCGGGTTATGCCGAATACGCCAAGCGCATGCCGCGTGATGTAATGGTCGAGATGGTTGAGCTGCCGCTCGCCCTGCGCTCAAAAAATTCTGATATTGCCGGCGCCATGAAAAAAGAAGGCGAAGCAATTTTGGCAGCGGTTGGAAAGGGCGAGCAGATTATTGCGCTGGAAGTAAAAGGCAAGCCCTGGACAACAGAGCAGTTGGCAGAAAATTTGGCGACCTGGAAAATGAGCGGTTTCAATTACTGTTTGCTCATTGGCGGGCCTGATGGTTTAGCGCCGGAAGTGTCGGCATTAGCCTCGGTAAAATGGTCGCTTTCGCCGCTCACCTTGCCTCATCCGCTGGTGCGAATTTTGGTGATTGAGCAGTTGTATCGCGCTTGTACGATTTTGCAAAACCATCCTTATCATAAATAA
- the mrdA gene encoding penicillin-binding protein 2, which yields MFENHHFKDHQREMRIFKFRLGVMVSVMALLFCVLIYRYYSLQIVNYLEYATQSEHNRVHVEPIPPTRGIIYDRNGEVLADNRASFTLSLVVNKTMDLDATLNVLRTLVEITPADLEKFYKLKKQQIHPLEPIPLRYRLTEEEIARLAVNEYRLEGVQVDAELVRYYPFGDAFAHTIGYVSRISESDLEKFTEEQARLYSGTHSIGKSGIEASYESELLGQVGSKNVETNARGREIRVLDRIDPTPGKNVTLNLDLKMQQQAETTLAGRRGSVVAIEVKTGAVVTAVSNPGFDPNLFVTGISFADYKALNESPETPLINRFVQGQFPSGSTIKPLMGLAGLHLGFTDVNRAISDPGYFTLGGSSHRYRDWTLNTPGLGGGHGSVALKKAIAESCDTYFYELAWRMGVDNIYPFGRHFGLGARTGIDIPNERPGIWPSREWKRTKYKQPWYPGDNVSIGIGQGYVSVTPLQLAVMVSTIASRGDRYRPRLVKAVDGVDTKPILEDHIEIKKEHWDAVFEGMEDAVYGGGLATFRKYHLGMGADYRIAAKSGTAQVVNIAQDAKYKIGTLKVAQRDHVLFVGFAPADDPKLAIAIILENDDHLKSSENPSLLARRLFDGYLRGIFVGLGQPVGFPEAKPQEVLPPPEPSELESHVDDPQEPLPDDVNVSSASTSSVVSSASASSARRGAQ from the coding sequence ATGTTTGAGAACCATCACTTTAAAGATCACCAGCGTGAAATGCGGATATTTAAATTCCGTTTGGGCGTGATGGTGAGCGTGATGGCCCTGCTGTTCTGCGTGTTAATTTACCGCTATTACAGTTTGCAGATTGTTAATTACCTCGAATACGCCACCCAATCTGAACACAACCGCGTGCATGTGGAGCCAATTCCGCCTACGCGCGGCATTATTTACGACCGTAATGGCGAAGTGTTGGCCGACAACCGCGCGAGCTTTACGCTTTCGTTGGTGGTCAACAAAACCATGGATTTGGATGCAACCTTAAACGTGTTGCGTACCCTGGTTGAAATCACGCCTGCTGATTTGGAAAAATTCTACAAGTTAAAAAAACAACAGATCCATCCGCTCGAACCTATTCCACTGCGCTACCGTTTGACCGAAGAGGAAATTGCTCGGCTTGCGGTGAATGAATACCGTCTTGAAGGTGTTCAGGTGGACGCGGAGCTGGTTCGTTATTATCCCTTTGGCGATGCCTTCGCTCACACGATTGGGTACGTGAGCCGTATCAGCGAATCGGATTTGGAAAAATTCACCGAAGAACAAGCGCGTCTTTATAGCGGTACGCACTCCATCGGTAAGTCAGGTATTGAAGCCAGCTATGAAAGCGAGTTGCTCGGCCAGGTTGGCAGTAAAAACGTAGAGACTAACGCGCGCGGCCGTGAAATTCGCGTGCTGGATCGTATTGATCCTACGCCCGGCAAGAACGTTACGCTCAACCTCGATTTAAAAATGCAGCAGCAGGCGGAAACCACTTTGGCCGGGCGCCGTGGTTCGGTCGTGGCGATTGAAGTCAAAACGGGCGCGGTGGTGACGGCGGTAAGTAACCCGGGCTTTGATCCCAACCTGTTCGTAACCGGTATTAGTTTTGCGGATTACAAAGCGCTTAACGAATCTCCTGAAACGCCCTTGATCAACCGCTTTGTGCAGGGGCAATTTCCGTCTGGCTCTACCATCAAACCTTTAATGGGCTTGGCGGGATTGCATTTGGGCTTTACCGATGTGAATCGCGCTATTAGCGATCCAGGCTATTTTACCTTGGGCGGCAGCTCACACAGATACCGCGATTGGACCTTGAATACACCAGGCTTGGGTGGTGGTCATGGCAGCGTCGCCCTTAAAAAAGCGATTGCTGAATCCTGCGATACTTATTTTTATGAGCTCGCGTGGCGCATGGGTGTGGACAACATCTACCCCTTTGGTCGTCACTTTGGCTTGGGTGCACGCACGGGTATCGATATTCCCAACGAGCGTCCGGGGATTTGGCCATCGCGTGAATGGAAGCGCACCAAGTACAAGCAGCCCTGGTATCCGGGCGATAACGTGAGTATCGGTATCGGCCAGGGCTATGTTTCGGTTACGCCTTTGCAGTTAGCGGTGATGGTATCGACCATCGCTAGCCGCGGGGATCGCTATCGCCCCCGTTTAGTGAAAGCGGTTGATGGTGTTGATACCAAGCCGATCCTTGAGGATCACATTGAAATCAAAAAAGAGCATTGGGATGCCGTATTTGAAGGCATGGAAGATGCGGTTTACGGCGGCGGCCTAGCCACCTTTCGCAAGTACCATTTGGGCATGGGTGCGGATTACCGCATTGCTGCCAAGTCGGGTACTGCGCAGGTAGTGAACATCGCCCAGGACGCCAAATACAAAATTGGTACTCTCAAAGTCGCCCAGCGCGATCACGTATTATTTGTGGGCTTTGCACCTGCGGATGATCCCAAGCTTGCCATTGCCATCATTCTGGAAAATGACGATCACCTTAAATCATCTGAAAACCCCAGTTTGTTAGCACGTCGTCTGTTTGATGGTTATTTGCGCGGAATTTTTGTTGGCTTGGGGCAACCTGTAGGCTTCCCCGAGGCCAAACCGCAAGAAGTGCTGCCTCCACCGGAGCCGAGCGAGTTGGAGTCACACGTGGATGACCCGCAAGAACCGCTACCGGATGACGTTAATGTAAGTTCCGCGAGCACGAGTTCTGTTGTAAGTTCGGCTAGCGCCAGTTCAGCCAGAAGAGGTGCACAATGA
- the rodA gene encoding rod shape-determining protein RodA, whose protein sequence is MGNQDFLRRMPKTGYEFSRSYRIAQRFHIDFVLLFLLLGLAGFGMVVLYSASSSSILAIQKQGSFFAIAFTAMFVIAQVPVDFMRRIAPWMYAVGVVLLVLVLVVGIGAKGAQRWLGVGGIRFQPSEIMKLAMPLTVAAFLSRQYLPPRFLHIVIALLIIIVPTALINKQPDMGTAILVLASGMVVLFYAGLQWWYIGAAVALAGASLWPIWHYMMHDYQQKRVLMLFDPESDPLGAGWNIIQSKTAIGSGGLHGKGWLEGTQSRLDFLPEGHTDFIIAVMSEEFGLLGVILLILAYILVIARGMHIAINAQDNFGRLLAASISTTFFVYVFVNMGMVAGIVPVVGVPLPFISQGGTAIVALMSGFGILMAIATEQKRVMNPQK, encoded by the coding sequence ATGGGTAATCAGGATTTTTTACGGCGCATGCCCAAAACCGGGTATGAATTTAGCCGCTCATACCGCATCGCCCAGCGCTTCCACATAGATTTTGTGCTGCTGTTTTTGCTGCTGGGGTTGGCCGGTTTCGGTATGGTTGTGCTCTACAGCGCGAGCAGCAGTAGCATCTTGGCGATTCAAAAGCAGGGCAGTTTTTTTGCTATTGCGTTTACAGCCATGTTTGTTATTGCGCAGGTGCCTGTCGATTTTATGCGTCGCATCGCGCCCTGGATGTACGCTGTTGGTGTAGTTTTATTAGTGCTGGTTTTAGTGGTCGGTATTGGCGCTAAAGGCGCCCAACGCTGGTTAGGAGTTGGGGGAATTCGCTTTCAACCGTCGGAAATTATGAAGTTGGCTATGCCGCTTACGGTAGCGGCGTTCCTGAGCCGCCAGTATTTGCCGCCGCGCTTCCTACATATTGTTATAGCACTGCTCATCATTATTGTGCCCACCGCGCTTATCAATAAACAGCCTGATATGGGGACTGCGATTCTGGTGCTTGCCTCGGGTATGGTGGTGTTGTTTTATGCGGGGTTGCAATGGTGGTACATAGGCGCAGCCGTTGCGCTCGCGGGCGCTAGCCTTTGGCCTATCTGGCATTACATGATGCACGACTACCAGCAAAAACGCGTGTTGATGTTGTTTGACCCCGAAAGCGATCCTCTGGGTGCGGGCTGGAATATTATTCAATCCAAAACGGCCATTGGCTCAGGCGGTTTGCACGGTAAGGGTTGGTTGGAAGGTACTCAATCGCGCTTGGATTTTTTGCCGGAAGGCCATACAGATTTTATTATTGCGGTAATGTCGGAAGAGTTTGGTTTGCTGGGGGTGATCCTGTTAATCCTTGCCTACATTCTGGTCATCGCGCGCGGCATGCACATTGCCATCAACGCGCAGGACAATTTTGGTCGACTATTGGCAGCCAGTATTTCCACTACCTTTTTCGTGTATGTGTTTGTAAATATGGGTATGGTAGCGGGCATTGTACCCGTGGTGGGCGTGCCTTTACCTTTTATTAGCCAAGGCGGAACTGCAATTGTGGCACTTATGTCCGGTTTTGGAATCCTAATGGCTATAGCGACTGAACAAAAACGGGTTATGAACCCGCAGAAATGA
- the mltB gene encoding lytic murein transglycosylase B: MIKRFSKVTGLCSLVFMASVMPCQADYTQHPEAKKFIAEMVSKNGFTRAELNSWFEKAEKKQAILDAISRPAEASKTWKEYRPIFLMPARVESGVKFWRENSAELARAEKEFGVPAEIIVAIIGVETSYGRIMGNYNVIDALSTLAFDYPPRSPFFRSELENYLLLAREQKHNPLDFKGSYAGAMGYGQFMPSSYRKWAVDFSGDGFTDIWKTPADAIGSVANYFKEHGWKTGEPVTVEAHAADNMQASTLNSIVPPSLTIDQWRAQGINPISWLPPTTRVIAFQFEGSNGAEYWFGLQNFYTITRYNRSPMYAMAVYQLSQAIKLDMGKI; the protein is encoded by the coding sequence ATGATTAAGCGGTTTTCTAAAGTAACTGGGTTGTGTTCATTGGTCTTTATGGCGAGCGTTATGCCTTGTCAGGCGGACTATACCCAGCATCCGGAAGCAAAAAAATTCATTGCTGAAATGGTTTCAAAAAACGGTTTCACCCGTGCAGAGTTAAATTCATGGTTTGAAAAAGCCGAGAAAAAGCAAGCGATCCTGGATGCTATTTCTCGCCCTGCGGAAGCCTCCAAAACCTGGAAAGAATATCGGCCAATTTTTCTTATGCCTGCTCGTGTGGAGAGCGGTGTGAAATTCTGGCGGGAGAACAGCGCTGAACTTGCACGCGCAGAAAAAGAGTTTGGTGTTCCCGCCGAAATTATCGTGGCGATAATCGGCGTAGAGACCAGCTATGGTCGCATCATGGGTAATTACAACGTTATAGATGCGCTTTCTACCCTGGCGTTTGATTACCCGCCGCGCTCGCCGTTTTTCCGCTCAGAGTTGGAAAACTATCTTTTATTGGCGCGCGAGCAAAAACACAATCCGCTGGATTTTAAAGGCTCTTACGCCGGTGCTATGGGCTATGGCCAATTTATGCCATCCAGCTATCGCAAATGGGCGGTAGATTTTAGCGGAGATGGTTTTACCGATATTTGGAAAACACCTGCGGATGCGATTGGCAGTGTCGCCAACTACTTTAAAGAGCACGGTTGGAAAACCGGTGAGCCTGTGACTGTGGAAGCTCACGCGGCAGACAATATGCAGGCGTCGACCCTGAACAGCATAGTGCCGCCGAGTCTGACCATCGACCAATGGCGCGCGCAGGGCATTAATCCTATTTCGTGGTTACCCCCAACGACGCGTGTCATTGCCTTTCAGTTTGAAGGCTCTAATGGTGCGGAATACTGGTTTGGCTTGCAGAATTTTTACACCATCACCCGTTACAACCGCAGCCCCATGTACGCCATGGCGGTTTACCAGTTAAGCCAAGCCATTAAGCTTGATATGGGGAAAATCTAG
- a CDS encoding septal ring lytic transglycosylase RlpA family protein: MRKVRAKGKLNWAGLGFLLAMLALLNACSNTPKKTDSGGSSSSSSGGRYQGKDKDWGPDKEIDMSHIPDAVPRYESRTIAGNKNPYTVLGKTYYLMDDERAYTERGKASWYGYKFNGERTSNGELYDMFSMTGAHKTLPIPSYVRVTNLDNGKSVVVRINDRGPFHDGRIIDLSYAAAQRLGITRLGTGNVEVEIVVPDGDPRPPLRTRKTELTASAKEAGIVTKAEAGIASHDNKVPEGTYLQIAAFGVESSAKQFANSVRKALSYPVVISTAAAPNKLYRVRVGPFADAQSMQNARDQLQKIDILQSHVVYQ; encoded by the coding sequence GTGCGAAAGGTGAGGGCTAAGGGCAAGCTGAATTGGGCGGGTCTTGGTTTTTTACTGGCGATGTTGGCGCTGCTAAATGCTTGTTCCAACACGCCGAAAAAAACGGACTCCGGCGGTTCGTCTTCGTCGTCTTCCGGTGGGCGTTACCAAGGTAAAGATAAGGATTGGGGGCCGGACAAAGAAATCGATATGTCCCATATTCCTGACGCCGTGCCGCGCTATGAAAGCCGCACTATTGCCGGCAATAAGAACCCCTACACCGTGCTAGGCAAAACTTATTATCTAATGGATGACGAGCGCGCTTACACCGAACGCGGCAAAGCCTCTTGGTACGGTTATAAGTTCAACGGCGAGCGCACCTCGAACGGTGAGCTTTACGATATGTTCTCCATGACCGGAGCACACAAAACTTTGCCGATTCCTTCCTACGTGCGCGTTACCAACCTGGATAATGGTAAAAGTGTTGTTGTACGTATTAATGATCGTGGCCCCTTTCACGATGGCCGAATTATTGATTTGAGCTATGCCGCTGCCCAGCGTTTGGGCATTACCCGTTTGGGTACCGGTAATGTTGAAGTGGAAATTGTGGTGCCCGACGGCGACCCGCGCCCACCTTTGCGCACCCGCAAAACCGAGCTGACCGCCAGTGCAAAAGAGGCTGGTATTGTGACTAAGGCAGAGGCTGGAATTGCGTCTCATGACAATAAGGTGCCTGAGGGCACTTATTTGCAAATAGCCGCCTTTGGTGTGGAATCATCGGCTAAACAGTTCGCCAACAGTGTGCGTAAAGCCTTGAGCTATCCTGTCGTTATAAGTACAGCGGCTGCACCTAACAAGTTGTACCGGGTGCGTGTTGGCCCCTTCGCTGACGCGCAAAGTATGCAAAATGCACGCGATCAGCTGCAAAAAATCGATATTTTGCAAAGCCATGTTGTTTATCAGTAA
- a CDS encoding D-alanyl-D-alanine carboxypeptidase family protein — MFKVTSFSKTSGLIKSLSCAALLVSLSVVAATPAPTPTPGQAAPAGATPAPTVSIPEAPALAATGYILIDGETGEVLAQNNADQRLPPASLTKMMSSYLVIDELIRGRINETNMVNISVKAWKMEGSRMYVKEGTQVSVIDLLRGEIIQSGNDATVALAEYVGGNEDAFVDLMNKKALELGMKSTHYQNAAGLPAPEHYTTARDLAVLARAVIYNHPQHYPLYAEKEFKYNNIRQPNRNKLLYLDPTVDGLKTGHTEEAGYCLVASSKREGTRLIAVVLGTKSDNARAEETQKLLAYGFRYFETVSLYKANTEITKARVWSGKAPEVVLGLPKDVRMTLPRGHLDNVKANVHVNETINAPILAGQELGSLTIELDGKVINTQPLVALQPVEEASFFARMWDKIKLFFRGLFS; from the coding sequence ATGTTTAAAGTGACTTCCTTTAGCAAGACTTCTGGTCTTATCAAATCCTTAAGCTGCGCCGCGTTATTGGTGAGCTTGAGCGTAGTTGCTGCCACGCCAGCACCTACACCAACTCCCGGGCAAGCCGCTCCAGCCGGCGCAACTCCAGCACCTACCGTCTCTATTCCTGAAGCACCGGCCTTAGCGGCAACAGGTTACATTCTGATTGATGGCGAGACAGGGGAAGTGCTAGCGCAGAACAATGCCGACCAACGCTTGCCACCAGCTAGCTTGACCAAAATGATGTCCAGTTATCTGGTTATCGATGAGTTGATCCGTGGCCGTATCAATGAAACTAATATGGTGAACATCAGCGTTAAAGCCTGGAAAATGGAAGGTTCACGCATGTATGTGAAAGAGGGCACCCAGGTTTCGGTAATCGATTTGTTGCGCGGTGAAATTATCCAGTCCGGTAACGATGCAACCGTGGCCTTGGCCGAATACGTTGGCGGCAATGAAGATGCCTTCGTTGATCTAATGAATAAAAAAGCGTTGGAATTGGGCATGAAATCCACCCATTACCAAAACGCGGCTGGTTTGCCTGCTCCTGAACACTACACCACAGCCCGCGATTTAGCGGTTTTAGCGCGTGCGGTCATTTACAACCATCCGCAACACTACCCGCTCTATGCGGAAAAAGAATTCAAGTACAACAACATTCGCCAGCCTAACCGCAATAAGTTGTTGTACCTCGACCCAACGGTTGATGGTTTGAAAACCGGCCACACCGAAGAAGCGGGATACTGCTTGGTAGCTTCTTCCAAGCGTGAAGGCACGCGCTTAATTGCTGTGGTATTAGGCACCAAGAGCGACAACGCTCGTGCAGAAGAAACCCAGAAATTACTTGCTTACGGCTTCCGCTATTTTGAAACCGTAAGCCTTTACAAAGCCAACACCGAAATCACCAAAGCTCGTGTGTGGTCAGGTAAGGCACCGGAAGTTGTGCTCGGCTTGCCGAAAGATGTTCGCATGACCCTGCCGCGCGGCCATTTGGATAACGTGAAAGCCAACGTACACGTAAACGAAACGATCAATGCACCGATTTTGGCCGGTCAGGAGTTAGGTAGCCTTACCATTGAGCTGGATGGCAAAGTCATCAATACCCAGCCACTGGTAGCCTTACAGCCTGTAGAAGAAGCCAGTTTCTTTGCTCGTATGTGGGACAAGATCAAACTCTTTTTCCGCGGTCTTTTTAGTTAA
- a CDS encoding YbeD family protein: protein MSDEQQPPKIEFPCENYPIKVLGDADSEMHALVLTVMERHAPGFDETRVTINQSSKGRFQSVTVWITATGIEQLTAIHTDLRISKKIKMVM, encoded by the coding sequence ATGTCTGACGAACAACAGCCCCCCAAAATCGAATTTCCCTGCGAAAATTACCCCATCAAAGTACTGGGTGACGCCGACTCTGAAATGCATGCGCTGGTGTTAACCGTTATGGAGCGCCATGCTCCTGGCTTTGATGAAACGCGGGTCACTATCAATCAATCCAGTAAAGGTCGCTTCCAGTCTGTGACTGTGTGGATTACCGCAACGGGCATTGAGCAGTTGACTGCAATCCACACCGATTTGCGTATCAGCAAAAAAATCAAAATGGTGATGTAA
- the lipB gene encoding lipoyl(octanoyl) transferase LipB, translated as MVAQPVLEVSHLGLRPYEQVWAAMTEFTNTRTAETNDQLWLVQHPPVFTQGQAGKAEHLLVPGDIPVVQSDRGGQVTYHGPGQLVAYPLLDLRRLKMGVRELVTAIEQTLVASLAHYHIEAFPKPDAPGVYVNTQGRVDKIASLGLRVRRGCSFHGLALNVAMDLSPFLRINPCGYQGLAMTQMQDLLPNPPLIEDVQEQLVIQFAQKLGYETCTMRAT; from the coding sequence TTGGTCGCACAGCCTGTTCTGGAAGTCAGTCATCTCGGCTTGCGGCCTTATGAGCAGGTATGGGCGGCGATGACCGAGTTCACCAATACCCGCACTGCAGAAACAAATGACCAGCTGTGGTTGGTGCAACATCCACCCGTTTTCACCCAGGGGCAGGCCGGTAAAGCTGAGCATCTATTGGTTCCGGGCGATATCCCCGTGGTGCAATCAGATCGCGGTGGCCAGGTGACTTACCATGGTCCGGGCCAATTGGTTGCCTATCCTTTGCTGGATTTGCGCCGCCTGAAAATGGGGGTGCGCGAGCTGGTGACGGCTATCGAACAAACTCTTGTGGCATCGCTCGCTCATTACCATATCGAAGCCTTCCCCAAGCCGGATGCTCCCGGTGTTTACGTGAACACCCAAGGCCGTGTAGATAAGATTGCCTCGCTCGGCTTGCGCGTGCGCCGCGGCTGTAGTTTCCATGGCTTGGCGTTGAATGTGGCTATGGATTTGTCGCCGTTTTTGCGGATCAATCCCTGCGGTTACCAAGGCTTGGCTATGACCCAAATGCAAGATCTGTTGCCGAATCCGCCGCTGATAGAAGATGTACAAGAACAACTTGTTATCCAATTTGCGCAGAAATTAGGTTACGAAACCTGTACAATGCGCGCCACGTAA